A portion of the Pedobacter cryoconitis genome contains these proteins:
- a CDS encoding AraC family transcriptional regulator, giving the protein MVEVYIKKGEEVLIESVSIIKREYVSVHKATVRSIDSGTLLFLPDTTFDTNFATTLPVELSGHQLYKIGYDLQKVLNELTSRGSGKYTNFYTKLKICEIIVMVIEAQEEAAGPVHKWSKKDIASFEMVSRIISQNLSRNISIAGLAEKAGMNRTKLQAGFKEIMGQTINSYASELKMQKAKTLLLNKPGYSLKQIAAVVGYSCGNHFSAAFKKKFSFSPSYFKNTTNLVFSVWLWDFMLL; this is encoded by the coding sequence ATGGTAGAAGTTTATATTAAAAAAGGAGAAGAGGTATTGATCGAATCAGTCAGTATCATTAAGCGTGAGTATGTTTCTGTGCATAAAGCAACAGTGAGATCAATAGATTCAGGTACTTTGTTGTTTCTTCCAGACACTACTTTTGATACTAATTTTGCAACTACTTTACCTGTTGAGCTTTCTGGTCATCAGTTATATAAAATCGGATATGATCTTCAGAAAGTTTTAAATGAGCTGACTAGCCGCGGCTCTGGTAAATACACTAATTTTTATACCAAGCTTAAAATCTGCGAGATTATTGTAATGGTTATTGAAGCGCAGGAAGAGGCAGCGGGGCCTGTTCACAAATGGAGTAAAAAGGATATTGCCAGTTTTGAAATGGTTTCCAGGATAATCAGTCAGAATCTCTCGAGGAATATTTCTATTGCAGGTTTAGCTGAGAAAGCTGGGATGAACCGTACCAAACTTCAGGCGGGTTTTAAAGAGATTATGGGGCAAACGATTAATAGTTATGCTTCTGAGCTTAAGATGCAAAAGGCGAAAACATTGCTACTCAATAAACCTGGATATAGTTTGAAACAAATTGCGGCGGTAGTAGGCTATAGCTGCGGCAATCATTTTTCTGCTGCGTTTAAGAAAAAATTCAGTTTTTCTCCTTCCTATTTTAAAAATACAACGAATCTGGTGTTCTCTGTATGGTTGTGGGATTTTATGTTGCTTTAG
- a CDS encoding glutamine synthetase III, with the protein MKSLRTNALKEAQTRVSPEVKAPSTKISEFFGSNVFDKKKMKDFLSKEVYEKLISAIDQGELINQDDANQIATAMKHWAMSKGVTHYTHWFQPLTGSTAEKHDSFFEPTIDGPVEKFAGSALVQQEPDASSFPNGGIRNTFEARGYTAWDPSSPAFIMESKAGKTLCIPTVFVAYTGEALDYKAPLLKALNALDKAAVDVCQYFDKGIDKVTASLGIEQEYFLVDLALFNARPDLALTGRTLFGHMSAKGQQLDDHYFGSIPERVFTFMVDFENEAFKLGIPLKTRHNEVAPLQFECAPLYEEINLAIDHNQLLMDLMEKVARRHNFKVLLHEKPYAGINGSGKHNNWSLITNTGKNLLAPGKTPKNNLMFLAFFVNTIKAVHEHADLLRASIASVSNDHRLGANEAPPAIISIFLGQQLNEVLDEIEHSRISKKIKEDNALWLGIPKIPQILLDNTDRNRTSPFAFTGNKFELRAVGSSANSSAPMTVLNSIMADQLVKFKVEVDKLIKKGEKKDIALLTVIKKYIKESKDIRFEGNGYSQDWEDEAAKRGLANIKTTPLALDAYISEKSTELFERANIFTKRELHARHDILLESYYKKLQIEARVMGEVANTMIIPACISYQNTLLENAKSIKELGLPKEALVAPLAIINKLSDHLSIVKTTIDAMLEARKVANTIEDSREKAIAYDEKVKSHFDTIRYNIDKLEQIVDDSVWPLPKFRELLFLK; encoded by the coding sequence ATGAAAAGCTTAAGGACAAACGCATTAAAAGAAGCACAAACCAGAGTTTCACCAGAAGTTAAGGCTCCATCAACCAAAATTTCTGAGTTTTTTGGCTCAAACGTGTTCGATAAAAAGAAAATGAAAGATTTCTTATCTAAAGAAGTCTATGAAAAACTTATCTCAGCAATCGATCAGGGTGAATTAATTAATCAGGATGATGCCAATCAGATCGCTACAGCGATGAAACATTGGGCGATGTCTAAAGGAGTTACACACTATACGCACTGGTTTCAACCATTAACAGGCTCTACAGCTGAAAAACATGACTCTTTTTTCGAACCTACGATTGATGGTCCGGTAGAAAAATTTGCAGGCAGTGCTTTAGTACAACAAGAACCAGATGCATCAAGTTTCCCGAATGGTGGTATCAGAAATACTTTTGAAGCCAGAGGTTATACTGCATGGGATCCTTCTTCTCCAGCTTTCATTATGGAAAGTAAAGCAGGAAAGACCTTATGTATTCCAACTGTATTCGTAGCTTATACAGGTGAAGCATTAGATTATAAAGCTCCTTTATTAAAAGCATTAAACGCATTAGACAAAGCAGCAGTTGATGTTTGTCAATATTTCGATAAAGGAATTGACAAAGTAACAGCTTCTTTAGGTATTGAGCAGGAATACTTCCTGGTTGACCTTGCTTTATTTAACGCACGTCCGGATTTAGCTTTAACAGGCCGTACTTTATTTGGTCATATGTCCGCTAAAGGACAACAATTAGACGATCATTATTTCGGATCAATCCCTGAGCGTGTATTCACTTTCATGGTTGATTTTGAAAATGAAGCCTTCAAATTAGGTATTCCTTTAAAAACCCGTCACAACGAGGTTGCACCATTGCAATTCGAATGTGCACCATTATACGAAGAAATCAACCTGGCTATCGATCACAATCAATTATTGATGGATCTGATGGAAAAAGTTGCACGCCGCCATAACTTCAAAGTATTATTACATGAGAAACCATATGCAGGTATCAACGGTTCAGGTAAACATAACAACTGGTCATTAATTACAAATACAGGTAAAAACCTGTTAGCCCCAGGTAAAACGCCTAAAAATAACCTGATGTTCCTTGCTTTCTTTGTGAATACAATCAAAGCAGTGCACGAACACGCAGATTTACTAAGAGCAAGTATCGCTTCAGTAAGTAATGATCACCGTTTAGGCGCTAACGAAGCACCACCGGCAATCATTTCTATTTTCTTAGGTCAGCAATTGAACGAAGTATTAGATGAAATCGAACACTCACGTATCAGCAAAAAAATCAAGGAAGATAACGCATTGTGGTTAGGTATTCCTAAAATTCCACAAATCTTATTAGACAATACCGACCGTAACCGTACTTCACCATTTGCCTTTACAGGTAATAAATTTGAATTACGTGCCGTAGGATCTTCAGCAAACTCATCAGCACCGATGACAGTTCTGAACTCTATCATGGCAGATCAGCTGGTTAAATTTAAAGTTGAAGTAGATAAACTGATCAAAAAAGGCGAGAAAAAAGATATTGCTCTTTTAACAGTTATCAAAAAATACATCAAAGAATCAAAAGATATTCGTTTCGAAGGAAATGGTTACAGCCAGGACTGGGAAGATGAAGCAGCTAAACGTGGATTAGCAAATATCAAAACTACGCCATTAGCATTAGATGCTTATATCTCTGAGAAATCAACTGAATTATTTGAAAGAGCAAATATTTTCACTAAACGTGAATTGCATGCACGTCATGACATTCTTTTAGAAAGTTATTACAAAAAATTACAGATTGAAGCCAGAGTAATGGGTGAAGTTGCGAATACCATGATTATTCCTGCTTGTATCTCTTATCAGAATACCTTATTAGAAAATGCGAAAAGCATTAAAGAATTAGGCTTACCAAAAGAAGCATTGGTTGCACCATTAGCAATCATCAACAAATTATCTGATCACTTGTCAATCGTAAAAACTACAATTGATGCGATGTTAGAAGCACGTAAAGTTGCCAATACCATTGAAGATTCGAGAGAAAAAGCCATCGCTTATGATGAGAAAGTTAAATCTCATTTTGATACTATCCGTTACAACATTGACAAATTAGAGCAAATTGTAGACGACAGTGTTTGGCCATTACCAAAATTCAGAGAGTTGCTATTTTTAAAATAG
- a CDS encoding Rpn family recombination-promoting nuclease/putative transposase — protein sequence MSASTNKYIDPLSDFGFKHLFGGEPNKEIMIAFLNALFEGEKRITDLVYNPTELARDDKEHKKVSFDLLCTGDNGEQFIVEMQRADHDNFEDRCIFYLSRLIHQQKLMGNRHWEVKMKEVFLIAILDFNMKNCLSDHYLQSISLVNTGTGEIFHNGLGFKFLELPKFGKKEDELENELDKWVYMLKHMHSLDQIPKYLDKRVFEKIFNIAEMKKLSPEQQFVYDSILQREEDDYSRLKSAERRGRREGKEEGKDEGREEGIEKGLVQGKHETALAIARKMKEEKFDNDKIAGFTALPIEEIESL from the coding sequence ATGTCAGCTAGTACAAATAAATACATTGATCCATTATCAGATTTTGGATTCAAACATCTTTTTGGCGGTGAACCTAACAAAGAGATCATGATTGCCTTTTTAAATGCATTGTTTGAGGGAGAAAAACGCATTACCGATCTTGTTTACAACCCAACCGAACTTGCCAGGGATGACAAGGAGCATAAAAAGGTCAGTTTCGATTTGCTGTGCACCGGGGACAACGGGGAGCAATTTATTGTAGAAATGCAGCGTGCAGATCATGATAATTTTGAGGACCGCTGCATTTTTTACCTGAGCCGGCTGATCCATCAGCAAAAGCTAATGGGTAACCGGCACTGGGAAGTTAAGATGAAAGAGGTTTTCCTGATTGCGATCCTGGATTTTAACATGAAAAATTGCCTGAGTGACCATTATCTGCAAAGCATTTCACTGGTCAATACCGGTACAGGTGAAATATTCCACAATGGACTGGGATTTAAATTTTTGGAACTGCCTAAATTTGGGAAGAAAGAAGATGAACTGGAAAATGAACTGGACAAATGGGTGTATATGCTTAAACACATGCACAGCCTGGATCAGATTCCTAAATACCTGGATAAACGCGTTTTTGAAAAAATATTTAATATCGCCGAAATGAAGAAATTATCACCAGAACAACAATTTGTATACGACTCGATTTTACAGCGGGAAGAAGATGATTACAGCAGGCTTAAATCTGCGGAACGGAGAGGAAGGAGAGAAGGAAAAGAAGAAGGGAAAGATGAGGGAAGGGAAGAAGGGATAGAAAAGGGTTTAGTGCAAGGAAAACATGAAACTGCGCTGGCTATCGCAAGAAAAATGAAGGAAGAGAAGTTTGATAATGATAAAATTGCTGGATTTACGGCACTCCCGATTGAAGAAATAGAAAGCCTTTAA
- a CDS encoding AIR synthase related protein: protein MSDNRYNQRGVSASKEDVHQAIKNIDKGIFPQAFCKIIPDILGNDDAFCNIMHADGAGTKSSLAYVYWKETGDISVWKGIAQDAIIMNLDDLICVGATDHILLSSTIGRNKNLITGEVIAAIINGTEEILAELREMGISIYSTGGETADVGDLVRTIIVDSTVTCRIKRDEVISNHNIQNGDVIVGLSSSGQATYETEYNGGMGSNGLTSARHDVFDKSVADSYPESFDPAVPYDLVFSGGKNLTDKIRIDENTEITIGKLVLSPTRTYAPVIKKVLEKHRNQIHGLVHCSGGAQTKVLHFINDNIHVIKDNLFTVPPLFELIQEQSGTAWKEMYKVFNMGHRMEIYVPQEIADDIIAISESFNIDAQIIGRVEESTHKQVTITSEKGQFNYE, encoded by the coding sequence ATGAGTGATAACAGGTACAACCAGCGTGGCGTTTCGGCTTCGAAAGAAGATGTGCATCAAGCCATCAAAAACATAGACAAGGGTATTTTCCCACAAGCATTTTGTAAAATCATACCTGATATTTTAGGTAATGACGATGCTTTCTGTAATATTATGCACGCTGATGGTGCAGGTACTAAATCCTCTTTAGCCTACGTATACTGGAAAGAAACCGGTGATATTTCTGTATGGAAAGGCATCGCACAAGATGCAATCATTATGAACCTTGATGATTTAATCTGTGTAGGCGCTACAGATCATATTTTACTCTCCTCAACAATTGGCAGAAACAAAAACCTGATTACAGGAGAAGTTATCGCTGCTATTATCAACGGAACAGAAGAAATCCTCGCTGAACTGCGGGAAATGGGTATTTCCATTTATTCTACAGGTGGTGAAACTGCCGATGTAGGTGACCTGGTACGTACTATCATTGTAGACTCAACTGTCACCTGCCGCATCAAGCGTGATGAAGTGATCAGTAATCACAACATTCAAAACGGAGATGTTATTGTTGGACTATCTTCCTCAGGTCAGGCAACCTATGAAACTGAATATAATGGTGGTATGGGCTCTAATGGCTTAACTTCTGCACGTCATGATGTATTTGATAAATCAGTAGCAGACAGCTATCCTGAAAGCTTTGATCCGGCAGTACCTTACGACCTGGTTTTCTCCGGCGGTAAAAATCTAACTGATAAAATCCGTATCGATGAAAACACAGAGATCACTATTGGAAAACTGGTACTCTCTCCTACCCGTACCTATGCCCCGGTTATCAAAAAAGTATTAGAGAAACACAGAAACCAGATCCATGGATTAGTACACTGCAGTGGTGGTGCACAAACTAAAGTGCTCCACTTTATCAATGATAACATTCATGTAATTAAAGATAACCTATTCACTGTTCCTCCACTTTTTGAATTGATTCAGGAACAATCAGGTACAGCCTGGAAAGAGATGTACAAAGTATTTAATATGGGTCACCGTATGGAAATATATGTACCTCAGGAAATCGCTGATGATATTATAGCTATCTCTGAAAGTTTTAATATCGACGCACAAATTATCGGTCGCGTAGAAGAATCTACGCATAAACAAGTAACCATTACCAGTGAAAAAGGGCAATTCAACTACGAATAA
- a CDS encoding DUF4198 domain-containing protein, translating to MKKLTFLTLSILFCLITSKISAHALWIETVNTGKIGQSQTVKVYYGEYVSNERENVSKWYSDVKDFTLWLVGPDQQRTQLKLTADSNSFTSSFTPDKNGAYNLEVSHEAKELGGTTKYHFLASTNVNVGKASTIAANTNVLNLKLDNSAPVKVNQTIKLTASLNKEAAKAKTVTIFSPSGWSKETKTDENGNVQFTPIWPGRYVIEVAEFQKVKGEHQGKAYEAIWQGATYSFEVK from the coding sequence ATGAAGAAACTAACCTTTTTAACCCTGAGCATTTTATTCTGCTTAATTACCAGCAAAATTTCTGCACACGCACTATGGATAGAAACCGTTAACACCGGAAAAATCGGTCAGTCGCAAACTGTAAAAGTCTATTACGGTGAATATGTGTCTAACGAAAGAGAAAATGTATCCAAATGGTACTCTGACGTTAAAGACTTTACCTTATGGCTTGTAGGCCCTGACCAGCAAAGAACTCAGCTGAAGCTTACAGCAGACAGCAATTCATTTACAAGTAGCTTTACACCTGATAAAAATGGCGCATACAATTTAGAAGTCAGCCATGAAGCCAAAGAACTTGGTGGTACAACTAAATATCATTTTCTGGCCAGTACCAATGTTAATGTTGGAAAAGCCAGCACAATTGCGGCAAATACCAACGTATTGAATTTAAAACTGGATAACAGTGCGCCAGTAAAAGTGAATCAAACTATTAAATTAACAGCATCTTTAAACAAAGAGGCTGCAAAAGCTAAAACAGTTACTATATTCTCTCCTTCAGGATGGTCTAAAGAAACTAAAACAGATGAAAATGGTAATGTTCAGTTTACACCGATCTGGCCAGGAAGATATGTTATTGAAGTAGCTGAATTTCAAAAAGTAAAAGGTGAACATCAGGGCAAAGCTTATGAAGCTATCTGGCAAGGTGCTACTTACAGTTTTGAAGTGAAATAA
- a CDS encoding TonB-dependent receptor yields the protein MQIFTKQPFAFFILLLLTFSCFNAIAQQKHSFEGTVKDTNGQPLEGAGVTAIEINKSAVTNSLGEFNFKDLSPGTYKIRIRHIGYTEQTIKINLPLANAKKSQFTLQADENNLSEVSVIGRTANQEANRQAFNVTSIDAKKLHNSTLDISHALDRVSGVRVREAGGVGSRMEFSLNGFSGRQVKFFLDGVPMDNFGSSFQINNIPINLAQRVEVYKGVVPVWLGSDALGGAINIVTANDMKSYADVSYSYGSFNTHKTSINTGYTTASGFKFQLNAFQNYSDNNYTVTTDVAAFSGKYFRNQKVKRFHDTYHNETIIASAGVVNKSYADQLLFGVTVGQNYAEIQTGARMVSVFGDWHRKGNIVMPNVLYTKKNLFVDGLDLRINGNFNLGQEQNIDTVYRRYNWFQEYKQYEGLGSERERSLYKFKNNNGMGAVNLTYTLSDQHSFALNNVFNSFNRKGSDELFPESDKYEQPRKNTKNVLGFGYKYSASEKWNTSVFTKYFSQQNKYSVSYNPSGNWGDVAYQDQKNSFNKLGYGIASTYFLKPTLQLKASYEKSYRLPENDELFGDLLNLDGNIELKPEYSHNYNLGLGYQAQLNQIHKFSFDGSVLYRNAKDFIRPMLNQNQTKQVMSNVADVTNLGVEGEIRYSFKNLFTTGVNMTYQNLRNNTKYEQGQTMESPLYRDRIPNMPYLFGNADASLFFNHVGKKDNTLTLGYNVLYVHAYYLSWPSQGTSDTKYDIPRQWMQDVNVVYTLGNGKYNIALECKNLTDNRVYDNFSLQKPGRAFYAKVRYFISNNR from the coding sequence ATGCAAATTTTTACCAAACAACCTTTTGCTTTTTTTATTTTACTCTTACTCACATTCAGCTGCTTTAATGCCATCGCACAACAAAAGCATAGCTTTGAAGGAACAGTAAAAGACACTAACGGTCAGCCACTTGAAGGTGCGGGAGTAACAGCAATCGAAATTAATAAATCAGCAGTAACCAACTCTCTTGGAGAATTCAACTTCAAAGACCTGTCACCAGGCACCTATAAAATACGGATCAGACATATTGGTTATACAGAACAAACCATTAAAATCAATCTTCCGTTAGCTAATGCCAAAAAATCACAATTTACCCTGCAAGCAGATGAGAACAATCTTTCAGAAGTTTCAGTTATCGGCCGGACAGCAAATCAGGAAGCAAACAGGCAAGCCTTTAACGTAACCTCTATAGATGCTAAAAAACTACACAATTCTACACTTGATATTTCCCATGCTTTAGACAGGGTTTCAGGCGTAAGAGTACGTGAAGCCGGCGGTGTTGGTTCCAGGATGGAATTTTCGCTAAATGGTTTTTCCGGCAGACAGGTTAAGTTTTTTCTCGATGGTGTACCTATGGATAACTTCGGTTCATCATTCCAGATCAATAATATCCCAATCAATCTTGCCCAGCGTGTAGAAGTATATAAAGGTGTAGTTCCGGTTTGGTTAGGTTCAGATGCATTAGGCGGAGCAATTAACATTGTTACAGCGAATGATATGAAAAGCTATGCAGATGTATCTTATTCGTATGGCTCATTCAATACCCATAAAACCTCTATCAATACTGGATATACTACTGCTTCCGGATTTAAATTTCAACTGAACGCCTTCCAGAATTACTCAGACAATAATTATACAGTAACCACAGACGTTGCTGCTTTTTCAGGAAAGTATTTCAGGAATCAAAAAGTAAAAAGATTCCATGATACTTATCATAACGAAACCATTATCGCCAGCGCTGGCGTAGTTAATAAATCTTATGCAGATCAACTATTATTTGGAGTTACTGTAGGCCAGAACTATGCAGAGATTCAAACAGGTGCCCGTATGGTCAGTGTTTTTGGTGATTGGCACAGAAAAGGCAATATCGTAATGCCCAATGTGTTGTATACCAAGAAAAACTTATTTGTCGATGGACTTGACCTGAGAATTAATGGAAACTTCAATCTTGGACAAGAACAAAACATCGATACAGTATACCGTCGTTACAACTGGTTCCAGGAATACAAACAATATGAAGGTCTGGGAAGTGAACGTGAGCGCTCCCTGTACAAATTCAAAAACAACAACGGTATGGGTGCTGTAAACCTTACTTACACCCTGAGTGACCAGCATTCATTTGCCTTAAACAATGTCTTTAACTCTTTTAACAGAAAAGGTTCTGACGAACTTTTTCCAGAAAGTGACAAATACGAACAGCCGCGTAAAAACACAAAAAATGTCTTAGGCTTTGGTTATAAATACAGTGCTTCAGAAAAATGGAACACTTCTGTGTTTACCAAGTATTTTTCTCAGCAGAATAAATATTCAGTGAGTTATAACCCAAGCGGCAACTGGGGTGATGTAGCTTATCAGGATCAAAAAAACAGTTTCAATAAGCTTGGTTATGGTATTGCATCCACTTATTTCCTGAAACCAACACTTCAACTTAAAGCTTCTTATGAGAAAAGTTACAGACTACCAGAAAACGATGAACTCTTTGGTGATTTGCTGAATCTTGATGGGAACATTGAACTGAAACCAGAATACAGCCATAATTATAATCTGGGATTAGGTTATCAGGCACAGCTCAATCAAATACACAAATTTAGTTTTGACGGAAGTGTATTGTACAGAAATGCGAAGGACTTTATTCGTCCCATGTTAAATCAAAACCAAACCAAGCAAGTGATGAGTAACGTAGCTGACGTAACTAATCTTGGTGTAGAGGGAGAAATCAGATATTCATTTAAAAATCTGTTTACTACAGGTGTTAACATGACTTATCAGAATTTGCGCAACAATACAAAGTATGAGCAGGGACAAACTATGGAAAGTCCTTTATACAGAGACAGAATCCCGAACATGCCTTACTTATTTGGTAATGCTGATGCTTCACTCTTCTTTAATCATGTAGGTAAAAAAGATAATACCCTGACCTTAGGTTATAATGTTTTATACGTTCACGCCTATTATTTGTCATGGCCAAGCCAAGGTACATCAGATACAAAATATGATATTCCAAGACAGTGGATGCAAGATGTAAACGTTGTATACACCCTTGGAAATGGTAAATACAACATTGCATTGGAATGTAAAAACCTAACTGACAACAGAGTATACGACAACTTCTCCCTTCAAAAACCAGGAAGAGCATTTTATGCCAAAGTGAGATATTTTATCAGCAATAACAGATAA
- a CDS encoding DUF4374 domain-containing protein, whose product MKHKNILQLLALGMVSLLTACDPPLDFSEVKDADTELTGATKYIIAATPIGTTGIADYLLTANNLDEGMITTKGNGIEQDGSYRYYISHKNRFFSLLYGQGNPGAVTSYRLDGSGKLTKLTNFQSETVHVSAAVKDDVFLVKVPRSGNEFASMFRIDARQYQIVGEQQVNIVKLAGNGERAHFNGATQVGDKVFLPYMSIKGAAPDAFGTAYPDSTWVAVYSYPELKLEKIIRDNRTSFIGAYFNNGLVEIENGDAYAFSGASATNNSQPISKNPSAVVRINKGTTEFDKTYFFNVQQQSGGYHISSQTYVGKGIFILHMYTNPNTTIGPVGKFAIADVVNKTFKWVTGIPADITRTTTTNYSPKDGLKGYIGITTASEGSYVYVFDANLAVARRGLKVEGGTITAISALSY is encoded by the coding sequence ATGAAACACAAAAATATACTTCAACTACTTGCCCTGGGTATGGTCAGCCTTTTAACAGCCTGCGATCCGCCACTGGATTTTTCGGAAGTAAAAGATGCAGACACAGAATTAACGGGTGCCACAAAATATATCATCGCTGCGACACCAATCGGTACTACAGGTATTGCTGATTACTTGTTAACAGCAAATAACCTCGATGAAGGTATGATTACCACCAAAGGTAACGGAATAGAACAAGACGGATCTTACAGATATTACATCTCCCATAAAAACAGATTCTTCAGCTTATTATATGGACAGGGAAATCCTGGCGCAGTAACCAGTTACCGTTTGGATGGCAGTGGTAAATTAACTAAGCTTACTAATTTTCAAAGTGAGACCGTACATGTTTCTGCAGCAGTCAAAGACGATGTATTCCTGGTTAAAGTACCCAGGTCAGGAAATGAATTTGCCAGTATGTTCCGTATTGACGCGCGCCAGTATCAGATTGTTGGCGAACAACAAGTCAACATCGTTAAGCTTGCCGGAAACGGAGAACGCGCACACTTTAACGGAGCAACACAAGTGGGTGATAAAGTATTTTTACCATACATGAGCATTAAAGGAGCTGCCCCTGATGCTTTTGGAACTGCGTATCCTGATAGTACCTGGGTAGCAGTTTATTCTTATCCGGAACTTAAACTTGAAAAGATCATCAGAGACAACCGCACCAGTTTTATTGGTGCTTACTTCAATAATGGCCTGGTTGAAATCGAAAATGGAGATGCTTATGCTTTTTCAGGAGCTTCAGCTACGAATAATAGTCAACCAATATCCAAGAACCCATCAGCTGTTGTGCGTATCAATAAAGGAACAACAGAATTTGACAAAACTTACTTTTTCAACGTGCAGCAACAATCCGGAGGCTATCATATTTCTTCTCAGACTTATGTTGGCAAAGGTATATTCATTTTACATATGTACACCAATCCTAATACGACAATCGGACCTGTTGGAAAATTTGCTATAGCAGATGTAGTTAACAAAACCTTTAAGTGGGTAACAGGGATCCCTGCCGACATCACCAGAACGACTACGACCAATTACTCTCCAAAAGATGGGTTAAAAGGATATATAGGGATTACTACTGCCAGTGAAGGCAGTTATGTCTATGTATTTGACGCCAACTTAGCTGTTGCCAGACGTGGACTAAAAGTAGAAGGCGGAACAATCACAGCTATATCAGCATTAAGCTATTAA
- a CDS encoding PepSY-associated TM helix domain-containing protein, whose protein sequence is MVNGTKQNPQKKKKTDSLFTRINKWLHLWLGLVSGVIVLIVCITACIWVFNEEITALLEPETKVEKQDKAVLTPAQLTTVAKDLYPNLAASYATYQQGRVITLALKDPKSKERRSGGVTLKINPYTGKVVSAVERKKGETDFFRFILNGHRFLWMPYKIGRPIVNYGTMVFVVLLITGMIWWYPKKWNKSTRDKSFKIKWGASFKRLNLDIHNVLGFYSLLFLLAIALTGMVYGIQWYSEGLYWVTTGEKLTEFKRLESDSLQANKFYTPEKAMDLAWQKVAAKHPKSIGFYYSFPDTSEAKSAINITVYPSAGQFYNNVGYTFDQHTLKELKSDDIYSSSYADAGAGGKIRKMNYDIHVGSILGFPGKVLAFLASLIGASLPITGFLIWYGRKFKKKGTKNTKLAQSASIKEAKPLKISKPELQETI, encoded by the coding sequence ATGGTTAACGGAACTAAGCAAAACCCGCAAAAAAAGAAGAAAACGGATTCACTCTTTACAAGGATCAATAAGTGGCTGCACCTTTGGCTGGGCCTGGTTTCCGGAGTTATCGTTTTAATTGTCTGTATTACGGCCTGTATCTGGGTATTCAATGAAGAGATTACAGCTTTATTAGAACCAGAGACTAAAGTAGAAAAACAAGATAAAGCCGTGCTTACCCCCGCTCAACTCACGACCGTTGCAAAGGACCTGTATCCGAATCTGGCTGCTTCTTATGCCACGTATCAGCAAGGACGCGTAATCACGCTTGCACTAAAAGATCCAAAATCTAAAGAACGCAGAAGTGGTGGAGTGACCTTAAAGATTAATCCCTACACAGGAAAAGTAGTCAGCGCGGTAGAACGTAAAAAAGGAGAAACTGACTTCTTCAGGTTTATACTCAACGGACACCGTTTTTTATGGATGCCCTACAAAATCGGAAGACCAATCGTAAACTATGGTACAATGGTATTTGTGGTGTTACTGATTACCGGAATGATCTGGTGGTATCCTAAAAAGTGGAATAAATCTACACGCGACAAAAGTTTTAAGATTAAATGGGGAGCCTCCTTTAAAAGGTTGAATCTTGATATCCATAATGTACTTGGATTTTACTCCCTGCTCTTTTTGCTCGCTATTGCGCTAACAGGTATGGTCTATGGTATCCAATGGTACAGCGAAGGTTTATACTGGGTCACTACAGGAGAAAAACTAACCGAATTCAAACGGTTGGAATCTGATTCCTTACAGGCAAACAAATTTTACACCCCAGAAAAAGCGATGGATTTAGCATGGCAGAAAGTCGCAGCTAAACACCCGAAATCAATTGGATTCTATTATAGTTTCCCTGATACCTCTGAAGCAAAATCTGCAATAAATATTACAGTATACCCTAGCGCAGGTCAGTTTTACAACAACGTAGGCTATACTTTTGACCAGCATACCTTAAAAGAACTGAAATCGGATGACATCTATTCCTCTTCTTATGCAGATGCAGGAGCAGGCGGTAAAATCCGTAAAATGAATTATGACATTCATGTAGGCAGTATACTTGGCTTTCCTGGTAAAGTCCTGGCATTCCTGGCTTCGCTGATTGGTGCCTCCCTGCCAATAACAGGCTTTCTGATCTGGTACGGTCGTAAATTCAAGAAAAAAGGCACTAAAAACACGAAACTTGCGCAATCAGCTTCAATTAAAGAAGCTAAACCCCTTAAAATATCAAAACCTGAATTACAGGAAACAATTTAA